In one Anaerolineales bacterium genomic region, the following are encoded:
- a CDS encoding glycosyltransferase family 39 protein, which produces MSAKVPSAEQRTSPTRRGFGRGRIPPEGSLAWSWALGGFLLLCLAVGLAIGNDFGASTDEYFNARVGRQSVREYLGTGAQYDDPSVLADHGPVYFIPWALIGDTIGRTIPGWARPDGRHFFNYLGFLVGVWCFYLVAQRFVRRSAAWMASLLFATQPLLFGYAFINQKDIPFMVFFLATVASGFAAVERQKRKAEARGDRPPEAAHVPSRTQWNAVVADWRAVPTGLKLGLALTCLLGLIALCDLLLIGLLRIQSGALLQAAYEGRASPLVQRIFSGLAQDAYKTPLALYQEKLAAGFNISRLMVVPIVTVIVVGTASLAIPTIRKALRALFRGPLPLWFLSGVLLGCTVTIRQVGVLAGGLVSVYMLGTLKRRALLPFIMLWGVAAATTYATWPYLWPDPIQRFLESLASASRFGGKKVLFNGEFLPSEDLPWNYFPTLASLELTEPAVLLILLGLPVLVWRLARGRTDWISGLVMGLWLGVPLAGVYLLGMTVYDNLRHFLFVLPVLFLLSGLSIELIVPRLKSSWARIGFLALVLAPGILGLVRMHPYQYAYFNAFVGGVSGAQGRYDPEHWCTSYREAMQVVNEVAQEEAKVLALGQPWSAEMFAR; this is translated from the coding sequence GTGTCTGCTAAGGTCCCCTCGGCCGAGCAAAGAACGAGCCCGACGCGCCGGGGCTTCGGGCGCGGGCGCATCCCCCCGGAGGGCTCACTTGCCTGGAGTTGGGCTCTGGGGGGCTTCCTGTTGCTGTGCCTTGCGGTTGGCTTGGCAATCGGCAATGACTTCGGGGCATCAACCGACGAGTACTTCAATGCCCGAGTTGGCCGGCAATCGGTCCGGGAGTACCTAGGGACCGGCGCGCAGTACGACGACCCGAGCGTGTTGGCCGATCATGGCCCGGTCTACTTCATTCCTTGGGCGTTGATCGGGGACACGATCGGCCGCACGATCCCCGGCTGGGCACGGCCAGACGGACGCCACTTCTTCAACTACCTCGGCTTCTTGGTGGGCGTCTGGTGCTTCTATCTTGTTGCCCAGCGTTTCGTGCGGCGGAGCGCGGCCTGGATGGCATCCCTGCTGTTCGCCACCCAGCCCTTGCTGTTTGGCTACGCCTTCATCAACCAGAAGGACATCCCCTTCATGGTGTTCTTCTTGGCGACAGTGGCGAGCGGATTTGCGGCGGTGGAGCGCCAGAAACGCAAAGCGGAGGCGAGAGGAGACCGTCCCCCCGAAGCCGCCCATGTCCCCTCCCGGACCCAGTGGAACGCGGTCGTCGCAGACTGGCGGGCTGTCCCCACCGGCCTGAAACTTGGGCTGGCCCTGACTTGTCTACTCGGTCTGATCGCCCTCTGTGACCTGTTGCTGATCGGATTGCTCCGCATTCAGAGTGGGGCGCTTCTTCAAGCCGCGTACGAGGGCCGTGCCTCGCCCCTTGTCCAGCGGATCTTCTCCGGCCTTGCCCAGGACGCATACAAGACCCCTCTGGCGTTGTATCAGGAGAAGTTGGCCGCGGGCTTCAATATCTCGCGGCTGATGGTTGTTCCTATCGTGACGGTCATCGTCGTCGGAACGGCCAGTCTGGCCATTCCGACGATACGGAAAGCCCTGCGGGCGCTCTTCCGGGGCCCGCTCCCTTTATGGTTCCTATCCGGCGTGCTGCTTGGATGCACCGTCACGATCCGACAGGTCGGGGTGTTGGCTGGCGGGCTGGTAAGCGTCTATATGCTTGGTACGTTGAAGAGAAGGGCGCTCCTGCCTTTCATCATGCTCTGGGGCGTGGCTGCCGCCACGACCTACGCGACTTGGCCTTACCTCTGGCCGGATCCAATCCAGCGTTTCCTGGAAAGCCTGGCAAGTGCCTCGCGATTCGGCGGGAAGAAGGTGCTGTTCAACGGCGAGTTCCTACCCTCGGAAGACCTGCCGTGGAACTACTTCCCGACACTTGCCTCGTTGGAGTTGACGGAGCCGGCCGTCTTGCTGATCCTCCTGGGTCTGCCGGTGCTGGTGTGGCGGTTGGCCCGAGGCAGAACGGATTGGATCTCCGGACTCGTGATGGGCCTGTGGTTGGGTGTGCCGCTGGCCGGCGTCTACCTCTTGGGAATGACGGTCTACGACAACCTCCGCCACTTTCTGTTCGTCCTGCCGGTGCTGTTTCTCCTCTCAGGCTTGAGCATCGAGTTGATCGTGCCGCGCCTGAAATCCTCGTGGGCGAGGATCGGCTTCCTGGCTCTGGTATTGGCACCAGGCATCCTTGGGCTGGTGCGGATGCATCCGTATCAGTACGCTTACTTCAATGCGTTTGTCGGCGGCGTTAGCGGGGCCCAGGGTCGATACGATCCGGAGCATTGGTGTACGTCGTACCGAGAGGCGATGCAGGTTGTGAACGAGGTCGCGCAAGAGGAAGCCAAGGTTCTGGCCCTGGGGCAGCCGTGGAGTGCCGAGATGTTCGCCCGG